One Natronosalvus halobius genomic region harbors:
- a CDS encoding adenosylhomocysteinase produces MTDDTDPLAWTRDYTPILRSLAAEYGETQPLAGYSVALASHLEQKTGVLVETLRDAGATVLVTGSEPHSTKAAVVDALRDQDGIETFVEAGMSDEEWAAGQHELLEREPDFILDDGCELIVKVHADHPEIAETVLGGGEQTTAGITRLEAMEADDMLSFPVYGVNDTPMKHYFDNVHGTGESSLSNVMITTNTMLSGKTVVVAGYGYCGRGIARKARGMGAQTIVTEVDPRKALEAHMDGHRLAQMAEAAREADYVITSTGNRDVVRGDHLDALPDGVILANAGHFDVEIVVADIEAAADRVTEPRDGVTRYHLPDGRRINVLADGRLVNLTGPHSNGHPAEVMDTTFAMMFEAARDMLASEGKDLTPGLYAMPDRLDRAVANRKLETLDVEIDDLTEHQREYYEDWEHADSAF; encoded by the coding sequence ATGACGGACGACACCGATCCGCTCGCATGGACGCGCGATTACACACCGATTCTCCGATCGCTGGCCGCCGAGTACGGCGAGACGCAGCCGTTGGCCGGCTACAGCGTCGCGTTAGCCTCCCACCTCGAGCAAAAGACGGGCGTGCTGGTCGAGACGCTTCGGGACGCCGGCGCAACGGTACTCGTCACCGGAAGCGAGCCCCACAGCACGAAGGCGGCGGTCGTCGACGCCCTCCGTGACCAGGACGGTATCGAAACGTTCGTCGAGGCCGGGATGAGCGACGAAGAGTGGGCCGCCGGTCAACACGAACTACTCGAGCGCGAGCCGGATTTCATCCTCGACGACGGCTGTGAGCTGATCGTGAAAGTCCACGCCGACCACCCCGAAATCGCGGAAACGGTACTCGGCGGTGGCGAGCAGACGACCGCCGGCATCACCCGCCTCGAGGCGATGGAGGCCGACGACATGCTCTCGTTTCCCGTCTACGGCGTCAACGACACGCCGATGAAACACTATTTCGACAACGTCCATGGCACCGGGGAATCCTCGCTGTCGAACGTGATGATCACGACGAACACGATGCTCTCGGGGAAGACCGTCGTTGTCGCCGGCTACGGCTACTGCGGGCGTGGCATCGCCCGAAAGGCCAGGGGAATGGGCGCCCAGACGATCGTAACCGAGGTCGACCCGCGCAAGGCGCTCGAGGCACACATGGACGGCCACCGACTCGCACAAATGGCTGAGGCTGCCCGTGAGGCCGACTACGTAATCACCTCCACCGGGAATCGCGACGTCGTTCGCGGGGACCACCTGGACGCGCTGCCCGACGGCGTGATCCTCGCGAACGCCGGCCACTTCGACGTCGAAATCGTCGTCGCGGATATCGAGGCTGCCGCCGACCGGGTCACCGAACCGCGCGACGGAGTCACCCGCTATCACCTCCCCGACGGTCGCCGGATCAACGTCCTCGCAGACGGCCGTCTCGTCAACCTCACCGGCCCGCACAGCAATGGACACCCTGCCGAGGTGATGGACACGACGTTTGCGATGATGTTTGAAGCGGCCCGCGATATGTTAGCGAGCGAGGGGAAAGACCTGACACCAGGACTGTACGCGATGCCCGACCGCCTCGACCGGGCCGTCGCCAACCGCAAACTCGAGACGCTCGACGTCGAAATCGACGATCTCACCGAACACCAGCGCGAGTACTACGAGGACTGGGAACA